Part of the Paenibacillus kyungheensis genome, AACCCTGCTAAGCCAGCAGATCGTCAACCGATGTCACGTCGTCGTCGTACGATTGCTAATCGTTTGGTAGAAGCTCAACACAATGCTGCAATGTTAACAACATTTAATGAAGTGGATATGACAGCGATCTTAGACGTTCGTAAACGTCGTAAAGATGCTTTTAAAGAAAAATATGATGTAGGTTTAGGATTTATGTCTTTCTTCACCAAAGCAGTTGTAGGGGCTCTTAAAAAATTCCCTATGGTCAACGCTGAGATCGATGGCGATGATGTAATTGTGAAGAAATTCTATGATATCGGTATTGCGGTATCCGCTAAAGAAGGTCTTGTGGTTCCTGTTGTTCGTGATGCAGACCGTCTAGGTTTTGCACAAATCGAAAAAGAGATCGCCACATTAGCTTCCAAAGCACGTTCTAACACATTAGGATTGTCTGAGCTGCAAGGCGGTACATTTACAATCACTAATGGTGGTGTATTTGGTTCCTTGCTATCCACGCCTATCTTGAACGCACCGCAAGTAGCGATTCTGGGTATGCACAAAATCCAGCTTCGTCCGGTAGCGATTGATGCAGAACGTATGGAAAATCGTCCGATGATGTATATTGCATTGTCTTACGATCACCGTATTATTGATGGTAGCGAAGCAGTAAGCTTCCTTGTAAAAGTAAAAGAATTGCTTGAAGATCCAGAAACATTGTTGATCGAAGGCTAATTTATAAGTAAATCAAAGGAGCTTCCAGAAGGTTGGAAGCTCCTTTTTGATGTTTTATTTATCATCTGTTCAGTATAATAAGGTGAGCTGTGAGAAAGAACAGGATATCTAACTGTTCAAATAGGAGGAAAAAAAGCAAATGAACAAATTGTTATTTATTTGTAGTCGTAATCAATGGCGTAGCTTAACGGCTGAAAAAATATTTGAACATCTGGAAGGATATCAAGTACGCTCAGCAGGCACAGAAGAAAATGCACGCATCAAAGTAACCGCAGGTCATATCGGTTGGGCAGATATTATTTTTGTAATGGAAAAAAAGCATAAACGTAAAATCCAATCTAAATTCAATGAAGAACTAATAGGTAAAACGATCATTTGTTTGAATATTTCAGACGACTATAGATTTATGGATGAAGAATTGATCGGATTACTAGAATCCAGTGTTAGCGAATATATTGAGATTACATAATCTATAACGGAGTACATATAAAAATAAATTCACTCTCTATATGTCATTGCTTTCATTCAATCTTGTTATTCAATATGTATGCTTTTGGGTATATTGATTACAGGTTGAAAGTAAATGCGTTTTTTCTGAAACTAAAGTACGTTTAGTCATTGCTAGAATCAATCGAGTACACATCTTGATTTTTCGAAAAGTGTGTCAAACGATAGACTCAATATTTGCAAGTACATAGACAGAACAAGTTGCAATGACGCTTTAGGAATCAATAGGGAGAGATGATGATGGAAAAGGGAGCAAGTCAAAAAGCTTTTTTACGCAAAATAATTTTAATATCTACATTAGGTGGATTGCTATTTGGTTATGATACAGGGGTAATCAATGGAGCTTTACCATTTATGTCAGCTGCACTAGGATTAAATTCGTTTACAGAAGGATTAGTGGCTAGTATTCTTTTATTTGGTGCAGCATTCGGAGCTATTGCAGGAGGACGACTTTCAGATTATTTAGGACGTAAGCAAAATATTATTTATTTAGCTGTTTTGTTTTTCGTTGCTACAGTGGGGTCGACACTCGCTCCTAACGTAACTGTTATGGTGATTTGCCGCTTCTTACTAGGGCTTGCTGTAGGTGGTGCTTCAGTAACAGTACCCTCTTATCTAGCAGAAATGTCTCCTGCTAACAAACGTGGCGGTATCGTTACACGTAATGAGCTAATGATTGTCAGCGGACAATTGCTTGCATTTATCTTTAATGCGATTCTAGGTATAACAATGGGCGATAATACCCATGTATGGCGTTACATGTTAGCAATTGCTTCGATTCCAGCGATTTTCTTATTTTTTGGAATGCTACGTGTTCCTGAAAGTCCACGCTGGTTAGTTGCAAAAGGTAAAAATGAGCGTGCATTAAAAGCACTTCGCAAAATTCGTACAGAAGAACAAGCAAAAATTGAAGTAGAAGAAATCAAAGCTTCATTTGATGCAGAAGAAAGTACAGAAAAAGCAGGATTTAAAGATCTTGCTGTACCGTGGATACGTCGTCTGATGTTTATTGGATTGGGTATCGCAGTCGTTCAACAGATTACCGGTGTCAATTCAATTATTTACTACGGAACTGAAATTTTAAAAGATGCTGGTTTTGAAACAAAAGCAGCATTGATTAGTAATATTGCTAATGGTGTCATCTCTGTAGCAGCAACATTTTTGGGAATGTGGTTGCTAGGTAAAATTGGTCGTCGACCTATGCTTAGAACAGGTTTGATCGGTACAACATGTGTATTATTGTTGATCGCGATTTTCTCAACAGTACTGGAAGGTTCACCTGCTTTGCCTTATGTGATCTTATCCTTAACTGTTACATTCCTTGCTTTCCAACAAGGAGCGATCTCTCCGGTAACGTGGTTGATGTTATCTGAGATATTCCCTTTACAATTACGTGGATTTGGAATGGGTGTTACCGTATTCTGCTTATGGATTGTTAACTTCTTAGTCGGATTAACATTCCCTGTATTGATGGCAGGTATTGGACTATCGGCGACGTTCTACTTATTCGCTGCTTTGGGATTACTGGCGATCACATTTGTACAAAAGTATTTACCAGAAACCAAAGGCTTTACATTAGAAGAATTGGAAGAAAAATTCCGCAATTATGGTAAAAAGAAACCTAAAAAAGCTAAAGTTAAACCAGCTCCTGCTAAATAATATAATTATTATCTAACGTTACAGAGAAGCGACTTCGTGAGGATAGAATGATCCTGGGAAGTCGCTTTTTAGTATAAAAATCACTTTTTATACAGAAGTCTTATTTACATATATGCAAGTAGATATTGGTTTAAAAGTAGCTTTTTGCTTTGTATATCGCTTATCGTTACAATTGAGATAGAGTATAACTTCTATACATAACTTATCGTCAAAGATTTATTTTAACAGGAATGGTGGACTGATCTGGTTGGGTATACGTTAGGTAGTGGGAAAGTATCATTTGCAGATAGTATGATTTTGAAGTTCAGGAGGAGAAAAGGATGGATCACAAGAGGGTAACAGAGCAACTTTTGCATGAGTTAGAAGGAGAGAAAGGTAGTTTTATTTTGCGGTTACGTGTAGACTTGGAATGGGATCATGCACATATAGCGCAAGTATTACGAACGATGGTTACATACATAACTGCTTTGGAATCGAATATTTCTTTGGAGCGTCATATCGCACGTGGATTTTGGTTTTTTACGAATTTTGTAAAAGATTGGTCTTCTCATGAATCATTTCGCGCTAAAAATCCTTATCCTGAAACCTATTATCAATCAGTCTATGAATTGATCTTTTTATTAACCGATTGGTATTTTTCAGGCGAATGTCCATTTGTCGAACAAGAAGCATTTGAGCAAGAGATAGCTCGCTTGGATACTTTATTACAAGCAGAGGAATCATAAGCAAATAGCGCATCATCTACAGTCCACGTTCACTGACACAATGCGCTATTTTGAATGATTGATTATTAATAGACGCTACATATTGTAGACGATATCAATGATACATTGTATATTACTTGGATGCTGATTGAATATCTTCCCATAGTACACTGTTCACATACTGGCTTTGTCCGGTAACATCTTCACCAAACCAATCAGGCTTTTGAAAATGTTCTACATCCGTTTCTTCTGCAAATTCAATCTCAATTGTGATTAGATCAGGTTGGACAGTGTTATGATAAATATCAAGATCAAATTGATCATCATTCCATTTTACTTTTTTACGTGTTTTTATCAATGGAATCACATCTAACTTGCTGATCAATTGCTCATAAATACCAGCACCGATATCAAATTCTGTTTCTTCTCGAACCAGACCTTTACCAGCTTTGTGCGTCATTGTGAATTGTTCTTGACCATCAATCACTAATTTACGTACACGTAGTGTCTCTGATTCACTGGTAGCCAGATAAGTCTGATGAATCTCTTGGGTCTGTATAATATCCAAATCTGCTGGATAGGTATGTAATACGTATTTTTTTTCGATTTCTTTGCCCATGATAAGCCCTCCTGAATAACTATTTTCTTTATTTTAGCATATTGCACAAGGTTTATTGATACAGTGTTTGGTTATACCTATAATGATAGGGACATTTACGGAATAATGAAAAATAGGTAATGGAGGTGAAAGGAATGAAATTAGCAGAAGCATTAATATTACGTTCTGATGTGCAAAAAAGAATCGAACAGATGAAAGTACGTCTGAGCCGAAGTGCCAAAGTCCAAGAAGGTGAAAAACCTCCTGAACGTCCTAATGAATTGTTGAAAGAAATGGGACATTTATTGACCGAATTGAATGTACTGATCAAACGTATTAATCGCACCAATTCACAAGTGATTTTTGAAAATGAAATGACATTAGCAGATGCTCTAGCCGATCGAGATACATTAGGCTTACGCCGAAATATATTGAATGATCTTATGCATACTGCGAGTATCAAGCAAGATCGTTATACAAAGTCTGAAGTTCGATTTCTGGCGACAGTCAATATTGGAACACTGCAAGAAGAGATGGATAATCTTGCTAAAACCTATCGCCAACTGGATACACGTATCCAAGAGTTGAACTGGAAAACAGAATTAGTCGATTAACCATTAAAAAATATAAACTTACAAGTTGGTAGTCTATTATCTATTGAGGCGAGCATACAAACCGCCAACTGGTTTAAGTTGGACGCTGGGTAGGAATTAGGGGCAATTTCTGAAGGTTCGAGTCCTTTAATAATAAATTAGCCTTGTATTGTTACATGAGTACAACTCACATATTATTGTTACTACCACATGCTGATCATAGATATAGGCGAGGGCGGGTTCGGGGATTTGTAAGATGAACTTCATTTTTACATAGCTATTCACATTCTCTATACGTTATGAAGAAGATACTTCTTAGTCTGAGAAGTATTTTCTTTTTTTATTATGCAATAGGAATATTAAAATCTTAAAATTAGAGATTTCTTTCCACTTCGTGTACAATAAACAAGAGACTGAGAATGATTATCATAGAGGAGGAAGTTATAGATGAGTATTTCAGAAAGTATTCGTAATCGTCGTTCGATCGGTAAAGTGAAGCAGGATGCTATTCCGCGTGAAAGTATTGAGCGTATTTTGGAAGCAGGAATTTGGGCGCCGAATCATCGTTTAACTGAACCGTGGAAATTTTTCGTCTTAGAAGGTAACGGACGTAACAAGTTAGCAGAAGCACTTGCTAGTGTAGCAGGTAATGGTGAAGTAACAGAAGAAAGTCTTTCTTCTGCACGTAAAAAGGTAGAACGCGCACCTCTAATTATCGCTGTAGCGGTAGAACCTGCTGATAATCCTAAAATTATCGAGCTTGAAGAGTATGGTGCAGTATTTGCAGCGATTCAAAATATGTTGCTGGAAATTCATGAGTTGGGACTGGGCGCAGTATGGAGAAGTGGCGAACCTTGTTACCATGAATTGATGGGCAAAGCATTTGATCTAAGCGAAAAAGGTAAAATGTTAGGCTTCCTTTATATCGGTGTACCTGAAAATAACGACCAACAAAGCAAACGTACTCCTTTTGCTGAAAAAACAGTTTGGATTAGTGAGTAAACTAGGAGGAACACGATGATTACATGCTATCTCAAATATGTGATAGATCCTTATCAAGTAAACGAATTTGAACAGTATGCTAAGATGTGGATACCGCTAGTTCACAAATTAGGTGGGACGCATCATGGTTATTTTCTTCCACATGAAGGTGCGAATAACATCGCCTATGCTTTGTTTTCTTTTCCAAGCCTTGCTGATTACGAAGAATATCGTCAGAAGATGATGGTAGATGAAGAATGCCAGCAAGCGTTTGAATTTGCCAATCAGAACAAATGTATTATTAGTTACGAACGTAGCTTTATGCGTCCTGTGTTTGAATAAGTAGGATATGTATAAATCAAAAGCCTTTCACGATCAAGAGCATCTGTCGGAATATGCTCTAGTCATGAAAGGCTTTTATGTGCAATTAAAGCTTGCTTGCGCTCACTTCTTGTCCTAATTTGTGACGGATATCGTCTGCCGCTTCAACCATTAATTGAAGAGCAGCTACCGTTTCAGGATGAGCACGTGTTTTCAATCCGCAGTCTGGATTGATCCAGAATAATTTAGGATCAAGTACACGTAGAGCACGTTCGATCAACTGTACCATTTCTTCTTTGGCAGGCACACGAGGACTATGGATATCATAGACACCCAGACCAATACCTTTATCATAGCCATGCACTTCAAAAGAAGAAATCAATTCGCCATGACTACGTGAAGTCTCAATAGAGATAACATCTGCATCCATATCTTTGATAGCATCAATAATATCATGGAATTCCGAATAGCACATATGAGTATGAATTTGGGTCGTTTCTTGTACAGCCGCTGTAGATAGACGGAATGAGCCTACTGCCCAATCAAGGTATTCCTGCCATTTGTTGCGTTTAAGAGGCAATCCTTCACGTAGAGCAGGTTCATCGACCTGAATCATTTCAATACCTGCCGCTTCAAGCGCCAGAATCTCATCCGAGATAGCGCGTGCAATCTGATAAGATACTTTGCTACGTGGAATATCATCCCGTACAAAAGACCAGTTCAGAATAGTAACCGGGCCTGTTAGCATTCCTTTAACAGGTTTGCTGGTTAGAGATTGAGCATATTTGGTTTCTGTCACCGTCATTGGTTTCACAAAATGAACATTACCGTAGATCACAGGAGGTTTGACGCAACGAGAACCATACGATTGAACCCAACCAAAGCGTGTAAATGTAAATCCATCTAACTGCTCTCCGAAAAACTCAACCATATCAGTACGTTCAAATTCACCATGTACCAATACATCCAAATTCAATTCTTCTTGAATCGAAATCCAGTCTTGAATCTGTTCTTCGATAAAACGGTTATAATCTGCTGGAGATAATTCGCCTTTGCGCCATAGTTGACGAGCACGACGTACTTCTACAGTTTGCGGGAAGCTACCAATTGTAGTCGTCGGCAATAATGGTAATTTCCATTTGTCTGCATGAATAACTTGACGCTGTGCAAAAGGAACATTACGTGTAGCCGAACCTTCATTTTGCTGTAGATGTTCTTCTTGCGGAGCGCGCCATGACGAATTGGCAATGCGTTCAACGGCTTCACGACTGCGATCTAATGCTTCTTGTACAGCAGGAGCACCGATATTAGCTGCTTTGGTTAATAGCGCAAGTTCTTCTAATTTCTGATCGGCAAAAGCAAGAGCGTCTTTAATAATTGGATCAAGAGACGTTTCACTATTAGTTGTCACAGGTACATGTTGTAGACTGCAAGACGGCTGAATAAGCAAGCGATCCGCAGGTACCGTTTGAGAGATCGTTTGAATCAATTGAATTTTATCTTCTAATTTGGAGCGCCAGATGTTACGTCCATCGACCAGACCTACACCTAGAATTTTGTCTTCAGGGAAGCCCCAATCATCCAGATTATTCAGATTCTGCTCTAATCCATGTACAAAATCCAAGCCAATTCCTTGAACAGGGAGATCGATTAATTTACCAAAATCATCTACACCTTCAAAATAAGTCTGTACCAGCAAATTCACATCAGGAGCCGCCTGATTGAATTGAGTGTAAATCTCTTGCACCCATTGCCATTCTTCAGCAGATACTTCCAGTGCTAGTGAAGGCTCATCTATTTGAACCCAGCGTACACCTGCTTTGTTCAATCCTTGCAATATCTCTACATATAAAGGAGCTAACTGATCTAACCATTGCTTTAATTCAGAAGCTTCATATCCTTTAGAAAGTTTGAGGAACGTATACGGGCCGATCAATACCGGCTTGGTCTCAATACCTAATTCTGTTTTGGCTTCTAAATATAATCGCAATGGACGGTTTTCTGTTAATTGCGGTGTAATTCCACCCAGTTCAGGTACGATATAATGGTAATTGGTATTGAACCATTTGGTCATTTCACCTGCGGTTGCTTGATCTGTACCCCGAGCAATCGCAAAGTATTGTTGTAAGGATACTTCGCCACCTGTATAACCAAAGCGTTCAGGTACTAATCCGAAAGTAACAGCCGTATCTAAGACGTGATCATAATATGAAAAGTCGCCTACAGGAATTAGATCGATACCAGCTTTGCTTTGTTTGCTTAGATGAGCAAGGCGCAATTCTTTCATCGTTTGTAAAAAGTCAGCTTCCGAAGATTTGTTACTCCAGAATGCTTCTAGCGCTTTTTTCCATTCACGTTGTTCACCAAGACGCGGATAACCAATATTGCTACTGAGTACTTTTGGCATTATTATTCCCCCTGAAAGTTGATTGTTTAGTACAATCATCATAGCGTATTCTGGCAGGATATGGTTATACGTTTTGCCTATATCCTATCATGATTCCACGCTATAGCTAGATTTGCCTTTTTGGTAACAAAGTCATTTGATGGTAAGATAGAAAGGAAAGAAACAGTATACATAGTTAAAGGCAAGGAATAAAAAGGGGGACAACATGAGTATTTTGTATTTGTTTTGGGCTTTTGTAGGTCAAGCTATATTAGGAATAGTGATTACAGGATTGAACAGATTAGGATTAGCCGCAATTTGGTTAGATTATTTCCCGACTGTCATTGTAAGCATTTTGTATTTTATTGGATTTATGAAATTAGAAAAAGTAAATCCGCAATTCGCCAAAGGTAAACCATTTGCGATAGCTGCGGCTGTACTTGCCGTTATTCAAATCTTTTTACCTGATCAAGCCAATGTATTACCTTTACCGTGGTGGTTAACTATCGTATCGTTGTTAGTCATTATTGCTGATTTGTTTATTATTTATACGGTATGTAAAGGAATAGGGCAGATGGCAGAAGCGCAGAACTTGCCAGATTTCAAAAAAGTATCTTATCAGCGCTGGATTATCTATGTATGCAATCAAATTTTAGCGTTAGCTGTATTAGCGATCAGTGCATTTGTATCATCTACAACTACAGGAAGTATGGTGACGTTAGCTGGATTGCTAGGAGTGATCTATGTTGTTTTTGGTCTACTTGTTTATATTTTAATGGCTACATTCATCTGGAAAGCGCACCAACTACTAGATATAAAATAGGAGGAATGAAGAATGACTAACGTATTGGTATTAGGTGGAACACGATTTTTCGGCAAAAAACTGGTGGAATTATTACTGAAAGAAAATATCCAAGTTACCTTGCTGACTCGTGGTCAGACTGAAGATGAATTTGGTGATCGGGTTCAACGACTAGTTGTTGATCGCGAAGATGCTGTCGCTTTGGAAAAAGCGATCGGAGATCAGCAGTATGATGTGGTCTACGATAATATTTGTTTTACACCGCAGCAAGCACGTGAAGCTGTAGCGATTTTCCAACATAAAGCAAAGCGTTATATTCTAACGTCGAGCTTATCCGTCTATGATTTTGGGCAAGCGGTATTGCATGAACCGGATGTCGATACCCATCATTATATAATTGATGAAGATCCAGAAGCGAAGCTGAGTTATGGAGAAGGCAAGCGTCAAGCGGAAGCTGTATTTTTTCAACAAGCCGATTTTCCAGTAGCGGCGGTACGATTCCCTATTGTGTTAGGGCCGAATGATTATACTAAGCGGCTCCATTTTCATGTAGAACGTGTGTTAAATAATGAAGTAATAGGCATTTCGAATATCGAAGCGCAGATGAACTTTATTCATGAGCAAGAAGCCGCAGAATTTTTGTTCTGGTTAGGAATTTCATCTGATCTAACAGGCCCTGTAAATGCACGTTCTGATGGAGAAGTCAGCTTGCGTGAATTTATCAAATGGGTAGAGCAGGGAACTGGTCAACAGGCTATCTTACAGAGCGAGACAGATGAAAAAGCACAATCTCCTTTTGGTGTTCCTGATTCGTGGATTATGGATACATCCAAAGCGAAGCAAGCTGGATTTACATTCTATGTATTGTCAAAATGGATGCCTGAATTGATTAAGTATATTGCTTCAGCAACTAAATAACAGCATTAATAAAAGAAGTAACGGAAGAATGGAGTACGGCGATGGTAACTGATATTTTTATAGGAGATATTCCTTTGGTGGATGGAGTTATACAGCAAGTGATACTTTTACCGGAACAGGTGAAAATATATTTTCAGACAGAACAAGGGATTTCGATTATATTTTCGTTAGAACAAGTAGCGGCTGTATGGGATCGTCGCTCCGCCGGACAAGAAATAGGCGGAATGCGAACCGTTCCCTGGTCACGTACAGAAGCTCCGATACGTGATTATCTGTTAGCTCAAGTAGAGCAAGGTGAATTAAGCGAAGAATGGTTAAGTAGTCTTTCCATGTATTCGTTTGTTAGTAGCTGGGGTGATCATTCTATTCTAGATATTGTAGCTAGTGAGATACGTACTCAGCGCCAATGAGATCAATGCTTATGAGATAGATTCATACGCCGATAAGCACCAATAAGAAATGGCAAACCAAGTGCACAGGTCAATGCTAGCGGTACAAATATTTGCATACTATGTTGTGCGCCTCTAACATCAAGTAGAAAACCTCCAAGTATAGGGGCGCACACATTACCTAAATTGTTAAAGCCAATCGTTCCAAAGTACGTTCCTTTCCATTCCGGCTTCGCTATTCGATCAATTAACATATCCATCATTGTAAATAACAAGACTTCCCCTATTGTGAAAATAACAGTAATGATCATAAATGCTAGACCTGTACTGGCAAGCCCATACAATAGTAAGCTCGTAGCTACAAAGATATTACCGATAATCAATGAGACTACAGGAGCAAAGCGTGAAGCCCATTTGACCAAAGGATATTGTACTACCAGTACTGTGATCGCATTCAGTGTTAACATATATGCAAACCATGTAGCACCATCGTGCAGATCAGGAACCAATGCTAAATATTGCGGTAACGTTGAATTGAGATGACCATAACCGAGTACACAGAATGTTGTTCCAATCAATATGTATAAAAAGATTCGATCTTGAGAAATAACTCGTAATGCTTTTTTCAAAGTAATTCGTTGTTCTGTCGTAGAGGTAGATTCAATATGTATAGGATGTTTACCAAATTGAAACATAAGAACAACAGTATAAAGTACATAGATACAGCCAGCCATTATAAAAGCACTGCTTGATCCATTGGTACTAAACCATAAACCTAACAATGGGCCAAAAACAACACCAACATTAATCGCTGTATAACGCATATTAAAAATTAACAATTTTTGTTCTTGAGGTGTAACTTCAGATAATAACGCACGCGAAGTCGGTTCAAATAAAGAGCGGCATAGTCCATTTAAAGTATTGACTACAAAAAACATCCAGATTTGATTCGAAGCAGCAAAAGCGAAAAATACAATACTCCAACCAGCTATCGACAAAATCATAACCTTTTTGCGACCAATACGGTCTGAAATATAACCTCCGTAAAAGCTAGCAAATACGCCTACTAAAGAACTCACAGCTACAGTAATTCCTGTTTGGGTAGGTGAAGCTCCTAGCGATTGAGTCAGATAAATTGATAAAAAAGGAATACTCATCGAAGTCGCCATTCGTCCAAAAAGTGTGCCTACAATGATCGTCCATGCCAAAGGATGGATACCACGCAATTGTAAAAAAGACGTTCTCATCGTTCCAAATCACTCCTTTACTCTACATCGTACAAAAAAATATTTTCTCACCGTTATAAAAAGCTGTCAAGATCGCTTACTAACTTATACTTATCATTTCCTATTTATTGTCATATAATGGGATGAAATAGATAAAGGAGGTCTTGAAAATGTCGGAACAAGTAGCTAAGTTTTATCAGTTATATGATGAAGATTCACGATTTGAGCGTCCATCTCGAGCGGTAGAGTATATTACGACTATACATATTGTAGATACATGGTTATCCCAGTTACCTCCAGTATCGTCTATTTTAGATAGTGGAGCAGGAAGTGGAGCATATGCGATTCATTATGCAAAACAAGGACATCAAGTAAAAGCGATCGATATTACCCCTAAGCATATACAACAGATTCAAGCCAAATCGTTACCACTAGAACTTAATTATTCTTTACAAGCTGAAATTGGAAATGCTACTACATTATCTACAATAGCTACTGAATCGCTGGATATGGTACTTTGTCTAGGGCCGTATTACCATCTTACTTCTGCTGAGGATCGAGCATCTTGTCTATCTGAAAGTATGCGTGTATTGCGTCCAGGAGGCATATTGATTGTTGCTTATATTAATAAATATTCGATTGTGCCTATGTTAGCTGTCAAAGAGCAAGGTTATTTACGTTCTTCTGTGATTGACAAAGTATTGCAAGAAGGTGTGTTTTACGATGGAGCAGAAGACAGCTTTTGGACAGACTTGTATGTAACATCACCTGAACAAATGGAGCAGGATATACTAGCCGCCAATGCTCAGATTGTTGACCATGCTGGCGCAGACGGAGTCACTCATACGATAGACGGTTCTATAGATCATCTTGAAGAAAGTATGTATCAGACATGGTTAGATTATCATCTCCGTACTTGTCGAGAACGTAGCATATTAGGCTTGAGCACACATGGAATTATTGTAGGACGCAAATCAAAATAGATTAATTTAAAAATAAAATAATATATCTGTAAAGCTAGCTATCTCAAGGGATACTAGCTTTTTTATATACCAATAATGATATATGAATTATCAATACATGTTTGCTTATCTATAGACAAGGGTAAAGAATACGAGAAGCTGTTGTAACAATAGTAATATACTAACTAATTGTTATGATTTAGCTTTTAGTATTTATTTTTAGCATCCAGTTAGAATTTGGATGTGTAGCAGTTTTTATAAATACAAATAAATTCTTTTATAAATTTTCTAACCTGAATTAAACAACAAATACTATTCAAAAATGTATGTTAATGGATTAATAACGATATAACGTACACCAAGGAGGATATTACAATGACATTAGTACAATCGAAATACGCACATTGGAATAAACAATTTATCGCTGGAGAATGGGTAGAAGGTTCTTCAGATAAAATGATGCAAAATAAAAATCCTTATACAGGAGAAATATTAGTAGAGTGGCGTTCATCGGATGAGAATGATCTGGATAAATCGTACAAAACTGCACAAACAGAAGGTAAAAAGTGGTCTAAAATGCCACTTGCTGCTCGTGCTAAAGTAATGCGTGAAGCGATGATGCAAATGAATGAGCGTAAAGAAGAAATTGTAGACTTGCTTATCGCTGAATCAGGCAGTACACGTGTCAAAGCAGAACGTGAATGGATGACAACAGTACGCATTTTGGAAGAATCTTCTTCATTCCCATATCGTATCAAAGGGGAACTGATTGGTTCTGATATTCCAGGTAAAGAAAATCGTGTTGTTCGTGAAGCAAAAGGTGTTATTGGTGTCATCGGGCCCTGGAATTTCCCGTTACATTTATGTATGCGTTCTGTAGCACCTGCATTAGCAGTAGGTAACGGTGTTGTAATTAAGCCAGCTTCTGATACACCGATTACAGCAGGATTACTCATTGCTGATATTTTTGAAAAAGCAGGCTTGCCTAAAGGAGTACTCAGTGTTGTAAGTGGTAGCGGTAGCGAAATTG contains:
- the metE gene encoding 5-methyltetrahydropteroyltriglutamate--homocysteine S-methyltransferase, whose product is MPKVLSSNIGYPRLGEQREWKKALEAFWSNKSSEADFLQTMKELRLAHLSKQSKAGIDLIPVGDFSYYDHVLDTAVTFGLVPERFGYTGGEVSLQQYFAIARGTDQATAGEMTKWFNTNYHYIVPELGGITPQLTENRPLRLYLEAKTELGIETKPVLIGPYTFLKLSKGYEASELKQWLDQLAPLYVEILQGLNKAGVRWVQIDEPSLALEVSAEEWQWVQEIYTQFNQAAPDVNLLVQTYFEGVDDFGKLIDLPVQGIGLDFVHGLEQNLNNLDDWGFPEDKILGVGLVDGRNIWRSKLEDKIQLIQTISQTVPADRLLIQPSCSLQHVPVTTNSETSLDPIIKDALAFADQKLEELALLTKAANIGAPAVQEALDRSREAVERIANSSWRAPQEEHLQQNEGSATRNVPFAQRQVIHADKWKLPLLPTTTIGSFPQTVEVRRARQLWRKGELSPADYNRFIEEQIQDWISIQEELNLDVLVHGEFERTDMVEFFGEQLDGFTFTRFGWVQSYGSRCVKPPVIYGNVHFVKPMTVTETKYAQSLTSKPVKGMLTGPVTILNWSFVRDDIPRSKVSYQIARAISDEILALEAAGIEMIQVDEPALREGLPLKRNKWQEYLDWAVGSFRLSTAAVQETTQIHTHMCYSEFHDIIDAIKDMDADVISIETSRSHGELISSFEVHGYDKGIGLGVYDIHSPRVPAKEEMVQLIERALRVLDPKLFWINPDCGLKTRAHPETVAALQLMVEAADDIRHKLGQEVSASKL
- a CDS encoding NAD-dependent epimerase/dehydratase family protein translates to MTNVLVLGGTRFFGKKLVELLLKENIQVTLLTRGQTEDEFGDRVQRLVVDREDAVALEKAIGDQQYDVVYDNICFTPQQAREAVAIFQHKAKRYILTSSLSVYDFGQAVLHEPDVDTHHYIIDEDPEAKLSYGEGKRQAEAVFFQQADFPVAAVRFPIVLGPNDYTKRLHFHVERVLNNEVIGISNIEAQMNFIHEQEAAEFLFWLGISSDLTGPVNARSDGEVSLREFIKWVEQGTGQQAILQSETDEKAQSPFGVPDSWIMDTSKAKQAGFTFYVLSKWMPELIKYIASATK
- a CDS encoding MDR family MFS transporter is translated as MRTSFLQLRGIHPLAWTIIVGTLFGRMATSMSIPFLSIYLTQSLGASPTQTGITVAVSSLVGVFASFYGGYISDRIGRKKVMILSIAGWSIVFFAFAASNQIWMFFVVNTLNGLCRSLFEPTSRALLSEVTPQEQKLLIFNMRYTAINVGVVFGPLLGLWFSTNGSSSAFIMAGCIYVLYTVVLMFQFGKHPIHIESTSTTEQRITLKKALRVISQDRIFLYILIGTTFCVLGYGHLNSTLPQYLALVPDLHDGATWFAYMLTLNAITVLVVQYPLVKWASRFAPVVSLIIGNIFVATSLLLYGLASTGLAFMIITVIFTIGEVLLFTMMDMLIDRIAKPEWKGTYFGTIGFNNLGNVCAPILGGFLLDVRGAQHSMQIFVPLALTCALGLPFLIGAYRRMNLSHKH
- a CDS encoding class I SAM-dependent methyltransferase, which encodes MSEQVAKFYQLYDEDSRFERPSRAVEYITTIHIVDTWLSQLPPVSSILDSGAGSGAYAIHYAKQGHQVKAIDITPKHIQQIQAKSLPLELNYSLQAEIGNATTLSTIATESLDMVLCLGPYYHLTSAEDRASCLSESMRVLRPGGILIVAYINKYSIVPMLAVKEQGYLRSSVIDKVLQEGVFYDGAEDSFWTDLYVTSPEQMEQDILAANAQIVDHAGADGVTHTIDGSIDHLEESMYQTWLDYHLRTCRERSILGLSTHGIIVGRKSK